The DNA segment CAGGCAAGCGAATGCGTCTTACATCCTGATAAATGTAAAGCACACTTAGGTATTTCCAGAGATCAAGAATGGGCAAATGACCATTGTCTTCAACCACATGTTGTGTATTTGGCCGTATCATCCAATTTAAAAGTAGGAATCACCCGTAAAACACAAATACCAACACGTTGGATTGACCAGGGAGCCTCACGCGCTATTATAGTCGCGGAAACACCTAACAGACACATCGCAGGAACCATAGAAAAATTTCTAATGCAATTTTATTCTGATAAAACAAGTTGGCAAGGCATGTTAAAGGGAAAAATAGAGCAAATTAATTTACACAGCGAAAAAGAAAAGGCCTATCATTATTTACCCAATGAGTTAAAACAATACTGCACTTCCGACAACAACATAAGCGAAATACATTTTCCTGTGGACCAGTATCCCACAAAAATTAGCAGCTTAAGTTTTGATAAATCAGAGAAGATAGAAGGTATTTTAACCGGAATAAAAGGTCAATATCTGTTACTGGATAACTCATTCGTGCTAAATATTAGAAAACACAATGGATACCTAATTGAAATAGAAACACCTGAGTAAATATTCACGTCACTAAAATCTTTTAATCAAACAATTAAATATAATCATTAGTGAAAGTATTTGATCTAATATTCAGGAATAGGATGTCCAGATTTACTTCTGGATATTTTTTTTGTATTTATAGCAAACTGAATAACCACACTGTTTATAATAGAGTCGTTGGTTTTATTACTGGAACTGTTCTTAATTTTTAGAAATTCGTTCACCAAAAAATCTGACTCTTGATGACTTGTTTTTACTTCGCTAAGGGGATATGTGTTTTTCCAATTATCGGTCAATAATCTTTTAATTTCCGCATTTGAACCATAAAAATCACCTATTAATATCACTGGAACGCCAGCAGATATTTCATCGATCTTTCTTAACAAATCAAAACCTATTAACCTGGATTGATACAAAGTAAGGTTCTTTTGAAGCTGTAGGTTAAAAAGATAGAAAATATGCCCCGTTCGCTGGTTTCTTAATTGATACCATGAAACCAAATTTTGGCCATACCTCAGACTATCATTGTTATAAGAAATTACGGACGAAGCCAAAAAATCAAATGAAGAAATTTTATAGGCAACAGGAGAAACAAGTTGTAAAGTAGAATCCTGGGCAATATTCAAAGGCATAAAACGATACCCTATTGATTCAATATGATCGGTACACTTTCTACTAAAATTACTCTCTTTAAAACTAATTAAATCGGGATTCGATCGGGATATAAAAAATTGTAAAGTATCAAAATAAGGCTCATGAACATAAATAGAATCACCAGCAAACTGACAGGTAAACTTCATACTAGTTACTGAAATATTTTTACCTTTATGATGACATCCGCAAAGAAATATCAGATTAAAAAGAAAGAAATAAAAAATAAACCTCATTACAAACCATTTGTAGTCAATATACAGGCTTAAAACTTGCGATAAATATTATTTACACGTGAAGCCCGTAATAGTTGATAATGCACCAAAAATTGGTGATAACCCCAAGCACACTCCTTCAAATGGGATTTTTATGGCCTACAATAATTTGAATATCATTAATTTAAAAAAACAAGTCCCAAAAAAAATTAAAACAAAAACTTTAAAACACTCCCGTTAATAATCTAAAGAATCAATATGAATAGTGACACCTATATTAAACTTTTCCTTAATTTTATTTTCATACTGGGTTGCCATACGATGGGCTTCCGCCAGGCTCATATTACCCGATAAAGAAATATGAAAAGTAAGTTCAGAGTGATGTCCATATTTATGAATTAAGAAATGGTGAGGATCTAAATCTCTCATAAAAGTATCAAAACCAATTTTTTGAATGCTCTCCTTTAACTCATCATCAATTCTTTCGCCTAAAAACAACGACAATGCTTCTTTTAATATTTTATAAGTAGTATAAAATATTAAAAAAGAAACAATAAGACCAAGTATTCCGTCCATCCACCAAAAATATTTCCCAATAAAAATACCCACCAAAATTACAACACTTGAAATAGCATCACTTCTATGATGCCATCCATCTGCAACCAAAGATGTGGAAGATGTTTTATTTCCAAAATAAATAGAATACTGAGCCATCATTTCTTTCACAACAATGGAAACAACAGTTACAATAATAGCATACTTTCCATATTCGACTGATTCGTGAGAACTAAGTTTCAGGATGGATTCATAGGTAAAATTAGCACCCACAATAGCCAATAATATACCTACAAAAATAGTAGCAATCAGTTCAGCTCTGCCATGCCCAAAGGGATGATCTTCATCCGCTGGTTTCATTGAAACCTTAATACCAATAAGAACAGCAAAAGACGAAATTGAATCGGTTAAAGTATGCCAAGCATCCGCAATCAAAGCCACTGAATTATATAAAATACCCACCCAAAATTTAATGGCAAATAATGCAATATTTAAGACGATAGACAACCAAGAAATGATTAATCCGGTAGTATACAATTTTTTCTGGCTCATTATAATTTATCTTTAATCCTAGAACGATCAATAGGATAACCATTCTTTTTCCATTCTCTAATACCATCCTTAAGTTGAAAAACATTTCTATAACCTAAAGAGTCTAATAATTCTACACAATCCTTACTTCTTTTTCCTATTTCGCAGTAAACAAATAGCGTAGTATTTTTCTCTATATCTTTTAAATAGCTACGTAAACGCTCTTTCGTTCCGGCCCAAAGTGCATCCTTAATTCTAAACTTCTGGTAACTTTCTTTGATCCTTATATCAAAGATAACAACATCATTAAGAGTATATATAGAATTATAAAATTCATCGCACTCAAGGATGCTCGACTTCTGCGAAAAACCATTAATTGTCAATACAAAAAATAAACCTAAACAAAAAATAAACTTCATCCAACTATAATTATGCGATAAAAAAATCAGTAATAATTTGATCTGTCAGTATTTTCTGATCAAAACAAACTTTTAAATAACCATCTTGCTCAAACGTAGTTTTTAATTTTATATTTTTCTTCATTATTTCATTAAAAAAAAGGATAAATTCATCCTTCATTTGATTGATTACATTTAACTCAACACCTTTGTTTGTGCGTAATCCGAGCATAATAGCCTCATTATATTTATCCTTTTCACTTAAAATTTCAAATTCAAAATAACACTCCTCTTCTTGCACTTTTTTCATATACTCTTTTAAATCAGAAATATTCCACCTTCTTGACGGTGCAGAATAAGAATGAGCAGAGGGACCAAAGCCTAAATAGTTACTTCCATTCCAGTAACTAGAATTATGTTTAGATTCAAAGCCAGGTTGACAAAAGTTAGATATTTCATAATCAATAAAACCTTTCTCTTTTAATTTATGAATTAACAAAGCATGTTGTTCCACACTTACACTATCATCAACCTCTTTCAATATATTCTTTTTTAAATTTTTATAAAACACAGTTCCCGGTTCAAAAGTAAGGTGATAAGCAGATATATGCTGCACTCCCATTCCTAAAGCTGTATCAATACTACTTTCCCATTCCTGAAGGCTCATATTGGGAATACCATAGATCAAATCAATACTCACATTATCAAAGCCGGACCGTTTAGACAATTCAACTGCCTGTAGCGCCTCAGCAGCATTATGTCTACGATTCATAAAAGTAAGAATCTTATTGTTAAAACTTTGAATTCCCATACTTAAACGATTTATACCCAATTCTCTTAAATCTGTCAGATATGACATATTGATATCATCAGGATTCACCTCAATGGTAAACTCTTCAAGCTTAGATAGATCATAATGAGCAAACAAAACATCTACTATTTTTGTGAGGTCTTGTTTACTTAATAAACTAGGCGTACCGCCACCAAAATAAATAGTTTTTACAGCTTCACCATTTAATGTGTCTTTTCTATCAATGATCTCCTTACATAAACAAGCAACAAAGTCAGATTTATCCGTTAATCGAATAATACTGTAAAAATCGCAGTAACCGCATTTTTGA comes from the Saccharicrinis fermentans DSM 9555 = JCM 21142 genome and includes:
- a CDS encoding DUF2797 domain-containing protein, which gives rise to MKYQGNIIKMKSSLAEPVEYVLPIGDKHIALNKFIHQKIILTYLHQINCISCGNKTNKSFGQGFCYTCFTESPQASECVLHPDKCKAHLGISRDQEWANDHCLQPHVVYLAVSSNLKVGITRKTQIPTRWIDQGASRAIIVAETPNRHIAGTIEKFLMQFYSDKTSWQGMLKGKIEQINLHSEKEKAYHYLPNELKQYCTSDNNISEIHFPVDQYPTKISSLSFDKSEKIEGILTGIKGQYLLLDNSFVLNIRKHNGYLIEIETPE
- a CDS encoding exonuclease/endonuclease/phosphatase family protein, with the translated sequence MRFIFYFFLFNLIFLCGCHHKGKNISVTSMKFTCQFAGDSIYVHEPYFDTLQFFISRSNPDLISFKESNFSRKCTDHIESIGYRFMPLNIAQDSTLQLVSPVAYKISSFDFLASSVISYNNDSLRYGQNLVSWYQLRNQRTGHIFYLFNLQLQKNLTLYQSRLIGFDLLRKIDEISAGVPVILIGDFYGSNAEIKRLLTDNWKNTYPLSEVKTSHQESDFLVNEFLKIKNSSSNKTNDSIINSVVIQFAINTKKISRSKSGHPIPEY
- a CDS encoding cation diffusion facilitator family transporter; amino-acid sequence: MSQKKLYTTGLIISWLSIVLNIALFAIKFWVGILYNSVALIADAWHTLTDSISSFAVLIGIKVSMKPADEDHPFGHGRAELIATIFVGILLAIVGANFTYESILKLSSHESVEYGKYAIIVTVVSIVVKEMMAQYSIYFGNKTSSTSLVADGWHHRSDAISSVVILVGIFIGKYFWWMDGILGLIVSFLIFYTTYKILKEALSLFLGERIDDELKESIQKIGFDTFMRDLDPHHFLIHKYGHHSELTFHISLSGNMSLAEAHRMATQYENKIKEKFNIGVTIHIDSLDY
- a CDS encoding rhodanese-like domain-containing protein — translated: MKFIFCLGLFFVLTINGFSQKSSILECDEFYNSIYTLNDVVIFDIRIKESYQKFRIKDALWAGTKERLRSYLKDIEKNTTLFVYCEIGKRSKDCVELLDSLGYRNVFQLKDGIREWKKNGYPIDRSRIKDKL
- the hemW gene encoding radical SAM family heme chaperone HemW — its product is MAGIYIHIPFCIQKCGYCDFYSIIRLTDKSDFVACLCKEIIDRKDTLNGEAVKTIYFGGGTPSLLSKQDLTKIVDVLFAHYDLSKLEEFTIEVNPDDINMSYLTDLRELGINRLSMGIQSFNNKILTFMNRRHNAAEALQAVELSKRSGFDNVSIDLIYGIPNMSLQEWESSIDTALGMGVQHISAYHLTFEPGTVFYKNLKKNILKEVDDSVSVEQHALLIHKLKEKGFIDYEISNFCQPGFESKHNSSYWNGSNYLGFGPSAHSYSAPSRRWNISDLKEYMKKVQEEECYFEFEILSEKDKYNEAIMLGLRTNKGVELNVINQMKDEFILFFNEIMKKNIKLKTTFEQDGYLKVCFDQKILTDQIITDFFIA